From a region of the Arachis ipaensis cultivar K30076 chromosome B09, Araip1.1, whole genome shotgun sequence genome:
- the LOC107619719 gene encoding late embryogenesis abundant protein D-34 → MSQEQHRRPEESDPIKYGDVFNVSGELAQKPVKPEDAAMMQSAETRVLGKTQPGGAAAAMQSAATLNEQAGLVGHHDVNEVAGDRGVTVTDMQAPGRRIVTESVGGQVVGQYVEPTPVQSSRASAVRESAITIGEALEATAQTVGSKPVEQSDAAAIQAAEVRATGSNVIQPGGLAAMAQSAVAFNAGCRNPRDKIKLADILTGATAKLPADKAATHQDAEGVASAEARNNTGGTTPGGVAASVAAAARLNENVNV, encoded by the exons ATGAGCCAGGAACAGCATAGGCGCCCCGAAGAATCTGACCCCATCAAATACGGCGACGTTTTCAATGTCTCCGGCGAACTAGCACAGAAGCCTGTCAAACCCGAAGACGCCGCCATGATGCAGAGCGCTGAGACCCGCGTTCTCGGCAAGACCCAGCCAGGAGGAGCAGCAGCAGCCATGCAATCCGCCGCCACCCTGAACGAGCAGGCTGGCCTCGTCGGACACCATGATGTCAACGAGGTCGCCGGAGACCGCGGTGTCACCGTCACTGATATGCAAGCCCCCGGAAGACGCATTGTAACCGAATCAGTTGGTGGACAG GTTGTCGGGCAGTATGTTGAGCCGACACCGGTTCAGTCTAGCCGGGCCAGCGCGGTTCGAGAGAGTGCAATAACCATAGGGGAGGCGCTGGAGGCTACCGCGCAGACGGTGGGGAGCAAGCCGGTGGAGCAGAGTGATGCTGCCGCAATACAAGCGGCTGAGGTGAGGGCAACCGGGAGCAATGTAATCCAGCCGGGAGGGTTGGCTGCCATGGCTCAGTCGGCGGTGGCTTTCAATGCTGGGTGCCGGAATCCCCGAGATAAGATCAAGCTGGCCGACATCCTGACCGGCGCCACTGCGAAGCTGCCGGCTGATAAGGCTGCTACGCACCAGGATGCTGAAGGAGTTGCGAGTGCGGAGGCAAGGAACAACACCGGTGGCACCACCCCTGGTGGCGTGGCGGCTTCTGTGGCTGCAGCTGCTCGGCTCAATGAGAACGTTAATGTTTAA
- the LOC107619157 gene encoding uncharacterized protein LOC107619157 codes for MVLSPILHRYWLILLLILALQSSVAFPSRATTMKVHPVGPRKRNITIQFGVDAAAAAGKKLRRLPHVFSRVLELPFRSDADVAIEEAPDCFRFVAETDGIGDVRAHAVEIHPGVTKIVVRDGSPVEFSLDDLQLDMWRFRLPESTRPELASAVFVDGELIVTVPKGEDEEEEATENVEDSDGGRGMGNGGRLVLVQ; via the coding sequence ATGGTTCTTTCTCCGATTCTTCATCGGTATTGGTTGATTTTGTTGTTAATCTTGGCGCTGCAATCCTCTGTTGCGTTCCCATCCAGAGCTACTACCATGAAGGTTCATCCCGTTGGTCCCCGAAAGCGCAACATCACCATTCAATTCGGTGTCGACGCTGCAGCCGCCGCCGGAAAGAAGCTCCGTCGCTTGCCGCACGTCTTCAGCCGCGTCCTGGAGCTCCCGTTTCGGTCCGACGCCGATGTCGCCATCGAGGAGGCCCCCGATTGCTTTCGCTTTGTCGCCGAGACTGACGGAATCGGTGACGTGAGGGCGCACGCCGTAGAAATTCATCCCGGCGTCACCAAGATCGTTGTCAGAGACGGTAGTCCAGTGGAGTTCTCCCTCGACGATCTCCAGCTCGACATGTGGAGGTTCCGGCTGCCGGAATCAACGCGGCCGGAGCTTGCGAGCGCCGTGTTCGTCGACGGCGAGCTTATCGTCACGGTGCCAAAGGGCGAAGACGAAGAAGAGGAAGCGACGGAGAATGTTGAGGATAGTGATGGCGGTAGGGGCATGGGTAATGGTGGTAGGCTTGTGCTTGTACAGTGA